From a single Sorghum bicolor cultivar BTx623 chromosome 5, Sorghum_bicolor_NCBIv3, whole genome shotgun sequence genomic region:
- the LOC8076930 gene encoding uncharacterized protein At5g01610 yields MARNHHFVLAVFLMAAAGTTTTTTTATSPSGNSTPTPTAYEMLERYDFPRGILPEGVQRYELRPDDGSFEVFLSGRSCEFRVGDRYLLRYDRRISGTAREGSIRALQGVSVKVLFVWLAITEVDRAGDQLSFLVGPLAASFPTKNFAESPRCQCGFDCAYVAGDAAAATAVAAS; encoded by the coding sequence ATGGCCAGGAACCACCATTTCGTCCTTGCTGTATTCCTCATGGCTGCTGccggcaccaccaccaccaccaccacagccACCTCACCATCAGGCAactcgacgccgacgccgacggcgTACGAGATGCTGGAGCGGTACGATTTCCCGCGAGGCATCCTCCCGGAGGGCGTGCAGCGGTACGAGCTCCGCCCCGACGACGGCTCCTTCGAGGTGTTCCTCTCGGGCCGCAGCTGCGAGTTCCGCGTCGGCGACCGGTACCTGCTCCGGTACGACCGCCGGATCTCCGGGACGGCGCGGGAAGGCTCCATCCGCGCGCTGCAGGGCGTGAGCGTCAAGGTGCTGTTCGTGTGGCTCGCCATCACCGAGGTGGACCGCGCCGGCGACCAGCTCAGCTTCCTCGTCGGCCCGCTCGCCGCGTCGTTCCCAACGAAAAACTTCGCCGAGAGCCCGCGCTGCCAGTGTGGCTTCGACTGCGCCTACGTCGccggcgacgccgccgccgccactgccGTCGCGGCCTCCTGA